A single region of the Streptomyces sp. AM 4-1-1 genome encodes:
- a CDS encoding transposase, with amino-acid sequence MDHGCPRKYSLELRERAVRMYRTSDPKPQIRKLAVGLGVHPEALRGWIRQGEADAGERDDRLTTDEHAELVAPRSRPHAFCCRLQNCHALHVRSYRAHVTRVEAGENGRSGGIALLYQGYGGPELRH; translated from the coding sequence ATCGACCATGGCTGCCCCAGGAAGTACTCGCTGGAGTTGCGTGAGCGTGCGGTGCGGATGTATCGCACCTCGGATCCGAAGCCGCAGATCAGGAAGCTGGCCGTCGGCCTCGGCGTCCACCCCGAGGCCCTGCGGGGCTGGATCCGGCAGGGCGAGGCCGACGCCGGCGAGCGTGATGACCGGCTGACCACCGACGAACACGCCGAGCTGGTGGCTCCGAGGAGCCGGCCACACGCCTTTTGTTGCAGGCTCCAGAATTGCCACGCACTCCACGTGCGAAGTTATCGGGCACACGTCACCCGGGTCGAGGCTGGAGAAAACGGCAGGTCAGGTGGAATTGCTCTTCTCTATCAGGGCTATGGCGGTCCTGAGTTGCGGCATTGA
- a CDS encoding HAD family phosphatase, which translates to MSGRATNPLTVAAALFDLDGTLINSEPRSRELWKRLFAAHGVPSTAELLASFGGRRSRDVIAEQLHRFGPELTAEDLRRYLRGLDEQSGLPEVVLMRGARTLLDMLRDEGIPTALVTSGSRTYATDHLTRLGIADYFTTLVTADDIIHGKPNPEGYLLACRRLEVSPRDALVFEDSEAGFQAAQASGARYIAVGSTPAAGAQAVVADLADTPAIRRGGGGVGGVTAQNA; encoded by the coding sequence TCCGGCCGTGCCACTAACCCTCTCACCGTCGCCGCAGCACTCTTCGACCTCGACGGCACCCTCATCAACTCGGAGCCCCGAAGCCGGGAGCTGTGGAAACGGCTCTTCGCCGCCCACGGCGTCCCCAGCACCGCCGAGCTCCTCGCGTCGTTCGGGGGGAGGCGCAGCCGGGATGTCATCGCGGAGCAACTACACCGATTCGGACCAGAGTTGACTGCGGAAGACCTGCGCCGCTACCTGCGCGGACTCGACGAGCAGTCGGGGCTACCCGAGGTGGTCCTGATGCGCGGGGCACGAACCCTGCTGGACATGCTCAGGGACGAAGGCATTCCCACCGCACTCGTCACCTCGGGCAGCCGCACCTACGCCACCGACCACCTGACACGCCTGGGCATCGCCGACTACTTCACCACCCTGGTCACAGCGGACGACATCATCCACGGCAAACCCAACCCCGAGGGCTACCTCCTCGCCTGCCGCCGCTTGGAGGTCAGCCCCAGGGACGCCCTGGTCTTCGAGGACTCGGAGGCAGGCTTCCAGGCGGCGCAGGCGAGTGGAGCCCGCTACATCGCCGTTGGCAGCACACCGGCGGCCGGAGCACAGGCGGTGGTCGCCGACCTGGCCGACACGCCCGCGATCCGCAGGGGCGGAGGCGGGGTCGGCGGTGTGACGGCCCAGAACGCTTGA